One Pontibacillus yanchengensis DNA window includes the following coding sequences:
- a CDS encoding heavy metal translocating P-type ATPase, with amino-acid sequence MAHEHHNHHTENHEEHEHHEGHEGHDHGAMVEDFKKRFYISLIVTIPILLLSPMIQDFLGLDWAFPFDQYVLFALATFVFFYGGLPFLTGAKDELKQKNPGMMTLIGLAIAVAYLYSSLVVFGLEGRNFFWELATLVDIMLLGHWIEMKSVMGASNALEELVKLMPNEAHKVDEEGNVEDVPVADLQTGDNVLVKPGEKIPVDGDIIDGKTTIDESMLTGESVPVEKNEGDEAIGGSVNQEGSITITVQKTGDDTYLSQVIGLVKEAQESKSKTQDISNRAAKWLFYLALASGIITFIVWLALGHPVDVAMERMVTVMVITCPHALGLAAPLVVAVSTSISAKKGLLIRNRANFEGARSLNAVVFDKTGTLTKGEFGVTEIIPLNNYTKEDVLTWAASLEQNSEHPLAEGIVDKAKQDSISLKNIEEFESMTGKGLRGTVDGKEVNVVSPGYVDEHDYTYDQSSFNELSEEGKTVVFVLVEQELMGMIALADIVREDAKEAITSLKEKGVHSIMLTGDNQKVANWVAKQLGIDEVYAEVLPDQKADQVKSIKEKGWKVAMTGDGVNDAPALATADLGVAIGTGTDVAMESADIVLVKSNPKDVVSIMELSKKTYQKMIQNLWWAAGYNIAAIPLAAGVLAPIGIILSPAVGAGLMSLSTVVVAINAKLLKA; translated from the coding sequence ATGGCTCATGAACACCACAATCATCATACAGAAAATCACGAAGAACATGAACATCATGAAGGGCATGAGGGTCATGATCATGGAGCAATGGTAGAAGACTTTAAGAAACGGTTTTATATTTCTCTTATTGTAACCATTCCTATCCTATTATTATCTCCAATGATTCAGGACTTTTTAGGGCTAGATTGGGCATTCCCCTTTGACCAATATGTACTATTTGCATTAGCTACATTTGTCTTCTTTTATGGAGGATTACCTTTCTTAACTGGTGCTAAGGATGAGTTGAAGCAAAAGAATCCAGGTATGATGACATTGATTGGACTTGCGATAGCTGTAGCATACTTGTACAGTTCTCTCGTTGTGTTTGGCCTGGAAGGTCGGAACTTTTTCTGGGAGCTAGCTACGCTAGTAGATATTATGCTTCTTGGCCATTGGATAGAAATGAAATCTGTGATGGGTGCTTCAAATGCATTAGAAGAACTAGTGAAGTTGATGCCCAATGAAGCACATAAAGTAGATGAAGAAGGAAATGTAGAGGATGTACCTGTAGCTGATCTACAAACGGGTGACAACGTATTGGTGAAGCCTGGAGAAAAGATTCCTGTTGATGGAGACATCATTGATGGAAAGACCACCATAGATGAATCCATGTTAACGGGGGAATCCGTTCCGGTCGAAAAGAACGAAGGAGATGAAGCCATAGGTGGCTCAGTCAACCAGGAAGGGTCCATCACCATCACCGTTCAAAAAACAGGGGATGATACGTATTTATCTCAGGTAATTGGACTAGTGAAAGAAGCGCAGGAATCAAAATCCAAAACGCAGGATATTTCCAATCGTGCAGCAAAATGGCTCTTTTACCTTGCCTTAGCAAGTGGTATTATCACCTTCATTGTCTGGCTTGCATTAGGTCATCCTGTTGATGTAGCCATGGAACGGATGGTTACGGTTATGGTCATTACATGTCCACACGCATTAGGCTTAGCGGCACCTCTCGTGGTAGCAGTATCTACATCCATTTCGGCTAAGAAAGGATTGCTGATTCGAAATCGTGCCAATTTTGAAGGGGCTAGAAGTTTAAATGCCGTCGTATTTGATAAAACCGGTACCTTAACGAAAGGTGAGTTTGGTGTAACGGAAATCATTCCACTAAATAACTATACAAAAGAGGACGTTCTGACATGGGCAGCTTCCTTGGAACAAAACTCAGAACATCCACTGGCTGAAGGAATTGTGGATAAAGCCAAACAAGATTCCATCAGTCTAAAGAATATAGAAGAATTTGAATCCATGACTGGTAAAGGGCTTAGAGGTACAGTTGACGGGAAAGAAGTCAACGTTGTAAGTCCAGGATACGTGGACGAACACGATTATACCTATGATCAGTCTTCTTTTAACGAACTTTCTGAGGAAGGAAAAACGGTCGTGTTTGTATTGGTGGAGCAAGAATTAATGGGCATGATTGCACTAGCTGATATTGTCCGAGAAGATGCCAAGGAAGCTATCACATCGCTAAAAGAAAAAGGTGTCCATTCTATTATGTTAACGGGTGATAATCAAAAAGTAGCTAATTGGGTTGCCAAGCAATTAGGCATAGATGAAGTATATGCTGAAGTGCTTCCGGATCAAAAAGCTGATCAGGTAAAGAGCATCAAAGAAAAAGGCTGGAAAGTTGCCATGACTGGAGATGGCGTAAACGATGCACCAGCCCTAGCTACCGCTGACCTGGGAGTTGCTATTGGAACAGGTACCGATGTAGCAATGGAATCAGCTGATATCGTCCTTGTGAAAAGTAATCCAAAAGATGTCGTTTCGATTATGGAATTATCCAAGAAAACCTATCAAAAAATGATCCAGAACCTATGGTGGGCAGCAGGTTACAACATTGCAGCCATCCCATTAGCAGCCGGCGTTCTAGCACCAATTGGAATCATATTAAGCCCTGCAGTTGGAGCAGGTTTAATGAGCCTAAGCACAGTTGTAGTAGCTATTAACGCTAAACTCTTAAAAGCATAG